The Streptomyces sp. RKND-216 genomic sequence GTGCGACCTCGGCGCCGGCGCGGCGGAAGGTGATCAGGCCGACCTTGTCCCGCCGCTGGTAGGCGTCCAGCAGCAGGGACAGCACGGCACCCTTGACCGCGCTCATCCGCTTCCGTGCGGCCATCGAACCGGAGGCGTCCACCAGGAAGAGCACGAGGTTCGACTCGCGGCCCTCGCGTACGGCTTCGCGCAGGTCCTCGCGGCGCAGCAGCAGCCCCGGACCGCTGCGGCCCCGCGTCCGCTGGTGCGGCGCGGCGGCCCGCACGGTGGCGGACAGGTGCAGAGCCGTCAGGGCGCCCCGCGGGGGGCGCGCGCCGGAGGTGCGGCCGTGCGCGGTCCGTGCCCGCGAGCGGCGCCCGGCCGCGCCCTCGCCGAGACCCGGCACCGTCAGGACCCGGGTGCGGAACGGCTCCGAGGCGCGTGCGGGCGGGCGTTCGCCGGGCTGGGCTCCGGACTGCGGCCGCGGCGCCTGCTGTTCGGGCGACGTCGGTTGTTCGGAAGCCTCCTGGTCGGGCGACGCGGCCTGGTGCGCGGGCGCGTCCCGCGTGTTCTTCGCGCGCTGCTCCGGTACGCCCGGCTCGTCCGTGCCGCCCCGGGGCGGCCGTCCGCCGTCGTCCGGGCTGTCGTCGCCGGAGCCGCCGTCGGGTCCGCCCGGGTCCGGATCGGGGTCGGGATCGCCGTCCGGCCCGTCGTCGTCCCCGTGCTCCCGCAGCGTCTCGTCCAGCTTGTCCTCGTCCAGGCCGGGCGCGTCGAACGGGTTGCGCCGGCGCCGGTGCGGCAGCGCCAGCAGTGCCGCCTGCCGTACATCCTCGGCCCGTACGTCGGTGCGGCCGTCCCACGCGGCCAGGGCGGCTGCGGTACGCGCCATCACGATGTCGGCGCGCATGCCGTCGACCTCGAACGCGGCGCAGGTCGCCGCGATCCGGCGCAGCGCAGCGTCGTCCAGCGTCACCGTGGGCAGCAGGGACCGGGCGGCGGCGATCCGGTCGCGCAGCGTCTCCTCCTCGTCGGCCCAGCGCGCGCCGAAGCCGTCCGGGTCCGCGTCGTAGGAGAGACGGCGCCGGACCACCTCGACCCGTTCCTCCGTCTCGCGGGACGCCGCCACCTCGACGGTGAGCCCGAAACGGTCCAGCAGCTGGGGACGCAGCTCGCCCTCCTCCGGGTTCATCGTCCCGACCAGCAGGAACCGCGACGCGTGCCGCACCGACACGCCCTCGCGTTCGACGTGCACCACGCCCATCGCGGCCGCGTCGAGGAGCGAGTCGACGAGGAAATCCTGGAGGAGGTTGACCTCGTCGACGTACAGCACGCCGCGGTGCGCCTTCGCCAGCAGCCCCGGTTCGAAGGCCCGTACGCCCTCCGCCAGGGCGCGTTCGATGTCGAGGGCGCCGATCAGCCGGTCCTCGGACGTGCCGACGGGCAGCTCCACCAGGGCGGCCGCGCGGTGTTCGGCGGCCGCGACGCCGTGCGGCCCGTCGGGGCAGCGCGGGTCGGGTGCCTGCGGGTCGCAGCCGAACCGGCAGCCGGAGACGACGTCCTGCTGCGGCAGCAGCGCCGCCACGGCCCGGACGGCGGTGGACTTCGCGGTGCCCTTCTCGCCGCGGACCAGCACGCCGCCGATGGCCGGGTTCACGGCGTTGAGGAGCAGCCCGAGTCGCAGGTCCGGCATCCCCACGATCGCGGTGAACGGATAAGGGGTGGTCACGCTGTGATCCTCCTGCGGGTGGTGTGAGCGGTCGTGGTCGGCGGCCGGCTGCGGCTCACGGCGCGCCCGGCGGGACGAACGGCAGCCCGCCCGGCGGGCCCTCCTCGATCAGCCGCAGCAGCGCGCCGGTGTCGGCGTGTTCCTCGATCAGGTCCCCCAGCCGGTCGAGTTGCTCCTCGCGCAGCCGCTCGAAGGCGGTGTCGGGAGCCGGGACGAAGGCCCGGCCGGCGTCGGAGGCGACGCGACGCAGGAAGGCCCGGCGGAAGGCGTCGGACTCCAGCGCGCCGTGCCAGTGCGTGCCCCACACCGGGCCGACCCTGCATCCGTCCAGGGGGCGGCCGTCGGCGCCGTCGGTGACGAACGGTTCGCCGCCGCGCACGTCGGCGACGCCGTGGTGGATCTCGTACCCCTCGACCGGTTCGCCCAGTGCGGTTCCGGCCGGGCGGGCGAGCGTCTTTCCGGGGGCGAAACGCACCCGCACCGGCAGCAGTTCCAGGCCCTGCACGACGCCCGCACGCGACTCGACGTGGTCTTCGATGCGCTCGCCGAGCACCTGGTAGCCGCCGCAGATGCCGAGCACCGGCCGGTCTTCGGCCGCACGCCGGGCGAGTGCGTCGGCCAACCCTCGTGCGCGCAGCCACTCCAGCGCCTTCACGGTGCCGCGGGTGCCGGGCACCACCACCAGGTCGGCGTCGGCCAGTTCCTCCGGCCGGTCGCAGAAGCGGACCACCACGCCGGGCTCG encodes the following:
- a CDS encoding putative cobaltochelatase, with translation MTTPYPFTAIVGMPDLRLGLLLNAVNPAIGGVLVRGEKGTAKSTAVRAVAALLPQQDVVSGCRFGCDPQAPDPRCPDGPHGVAAAEHRAAALVELPVGTSEDRLIGALDIERALAEGVRAFEPGLLAKAHRGVLYVDEVNLLQDFLVDSLLDAAAMGVVHVEREGVSVRHASRFLLVGTMNPEEGELRPQLLDRFGLTVEVAASRETEERVEVVRRRLSYDADPDGFGARWADEEETLRDRIAAARSLLPTVTLDDAALRRIAATCAAFEVDGMRADIVMARTAAALAAWDGRTDVRAEDVRQAALLALPHRRRRNPFDAPGLDEDKLDETLREHGDDDGPDGDPDPDPDPGGPDGGSGDDSPDDGGRPPRGGTDEPGVPEQRAKNTRDAPAHQAASPDQEASEQPTSPEQQAPRPQSGAQPGERPPARASEPFRTRVLTVPGLGEGAAGRRSRARTAHGRTSGARPPRGALTALHLSATVRAAAPHQRTRGRSGPGLLLRREDLREAVREGRESNLVLFLVDASGSMAARKRMSAVKGAVLSLLLDAYQRRDKVGLITFRRAGAEVALPPTSSVDAAAARLESLPTGGRTPLAAGLLTAREVLRVERLRDPARRPLLVAVTDGRATGGPEPVRRARRAAGLLAAEGTASVVLDCETGPVRLGLAAELATALSAEAVTLDDLRADAVTGLVHALRDTAGTVPTPRRAA